Proteins encoded together in one Balearica regulorum gibbericeps isolate bBalReg1 chromosome 3, bBalReg1.pri, whole genome shotgun sequence window:
- the BIRC5 gene encoding baculoviral IAP repeat-containing protein 5 isoform X1 produces the protein MAAGAEAAVALPEEWRLYLVPTRAATFRNWPFTEGCACTPERMAAAGFVHCPSENGPDVAQCFFCFKELEGWEPDDDPLEEHKKHSAGCPFLSLQKDPTNLTLQEFLKLDKERMKNVIKKEVSQKVTEVEDAAKNVRCEIENLVS, from the exons ATGGCGGCCGGCGCGGAGGCGGCCGTGGCGCTGCCCGAGGAATGGCGGCTCTACCTCGTTCCCACCCGCGCCGCCACCTTCCGCAACTGGCCCTTCACCGAGGGCTGCGCCTGCACGCCCGAGCGG ATGGCGGCGGCAGGTTTCGTGCACTGCCCCAGCGAGAACGGCCCCGACGTGGCGcagtgctttttctgcttcaagGAGCTGGAGGGCTGGGAGCCCGACGATGACCCGCT GGAGGAACACAAGAAGCACTCTGCGGGctgtcctttcctctcccttcagaAAGATCCTACTAACCTGACACTGCAGGAGTTCCTGAAGCTGGACAAAGAAcgaatgaaaaatgtaatt aaaaaagaagtttctcagAAGGTGACTGAGGTTGAAGATGCAGCCAAGAATGTGCGTTGTGAAATAGAAAATCTGGTCTCCTAG
- the BIRC5 gene encoding baculoviral IAP repeat-containing protein 5 isoform X2, which translates to MAAGAEAAVALPEEWRLYLVPTRAATFRNWPFTEGCACTPERGGTQEALCGLSFPLPSERSY; encoded by the exons ATGGCGGCCGGCGCGGAGGCGGCCGTGGCGCTGCCCGAGGAATGGCGGCTCTACCTCGTTCCCACCCGCGCCGCCACCTTCCGCAACTGGCCCTTCACCGAGGGCTGCGCCTGCACGCCCGAGCGG GGAGGAACACAAGAAGCACTCTGCGGGctgtcctttcctctcccttcagaAAGATCCTACTAA